Proteins encoded in a region of the Variovorax sp. PAMC 28711 genome:
- a CDS encoding Smr/MutS family protein, whose product MAATPKKPAGLKSLADLKSVQKTLADTRTREAAEAAARLAAEKKRLAEKDLFSRAIGATQPLRRVAAVPLAPEPPAPIPFQHQLDEQRVLRESISDEFDVTTLLDVDDAMSFRRPGIGTDVTRKLRAGEWSIQRQVDLHGLRSDEAREALGAFIRTSHKQGVRCVRVVHGKGLGSPGKLPVLKTKTQRWLIQKKEVLAFVQAKPAEGGAGALVVLLAPVGR is encoded by the coding sequence ATGGCCGCGACACCGAAAAAGCCTGCTGGCCTGAAGTCGCTCGCCGACTTGAAGAGCGTCCAGAAAACGCTGGCCGACACCCGCACGCGAGAGGCCGCGGAAGCCGCCGCGCGTCTCGCGGCGGAGAAAAAGCGGCTGGCCGAAAAAGACCTGTTCAGCCGCGCCATCGGCGCCACGCAGCCACTGCGCCGCGTGGCCGCCGTGCCGCTCGCGCCCGAGCCGCCGGCGCCCATCCCGTTCCAGCATCAACTGGACGAACAACGCGTTCTGCGCGAATCGATCAGCGACGAGTTCGACGTGACGACGTTGCTCGACGTCGACGATGCCATGAGCTTTCGCCGCCCCGGCATCGGCACCGACGTGACGCGCAAGCTGCGCGCGGGCGAGTGGTCGATCCAGCGGCAGGTCGACCTGCACGGCCTGCGCAGCGACGAAGCGCGCGAGGCGCTCGGCGCCTTCATTCGCACCTCGCACAAACAGGGCGTGCGCTGCGTGCGCGTGGTGCACGGCAAGGGGCTGGGATCCCCCGGCAAGTTGCCGGTGCTCAAGACCAAGACACAGCGCTGGTTGATCCAGAAAAAAGAGGTGCTCGCCTTCGTGCAGGCGAAGCCGGCCGAAGGCGGCGCGGGCGCGCTCGTCGTGCTGCTGGCGCCGGTGGGGCGTTGA
- a CDS encoding DNA methyltransferase, which translates to MRERLLRKLLSERGSLWITRDGNEVHRARRVLDEIFGEDAFIANVVWQKNYSPKNSAQFFSEHHDDVIVIAKDKSLWRPKLLDRTELMEARYTNVDSDSRGLGSR; encoded by the coding sequence TTGCGTGAACGACTGCTGCGCAAACTGCTGAGCGAGCGCGGCTCGCTCTGGATCACGCGGGATGGCAACGAGGTGCACCGGGCGCGGAGGGTGCTGGATGAGATTTTTGGGGAGGACGCGTTCATTGCAAACGTGGTTTGGCAGAAGAACTATTCGCCAAAGAATAGCGCTCAGTTCTTTAGTGAACACCACGACGACGTGATCGTGATTGCCAAAGATAAATCGCTGTGGCGCCCGAAATTGCTTGACCGTACCGAGCTGATGGAAGCGCGCTATACCAACGTGGACAGCGATTCGCGGGGCCTTGGAAGCCGGTAG
- a CDS encoding NAD(P)/FAD-dependent oxidoreductase yields the protein MSNTHNHIVIIGGGHAAAQLCVGLAEAGQGARVHLVCEEACEPYHRPPLSKAFLKNAEEAAQPHKAADWYREAGITLHLGDAATAIDRAARTVTLRSGAVLPYERLVLATGTRARRLAGLPDGLDNVAMLRAADEAQRLRARLIAAQNVTVLGGGFIGLEVAATAQALGKTVRVIESAPRLLGRAVSPELSAHVLATHRAAGIDVVLGARVGAFEIAGDRLVSMEVDGVAQPVDLLLLGIGAVPETALAEAAGLECADGIVVDPHMQTSDAAVLAIGDCTRFTDRRAAAPLRLESVQNANDQARTAVATLTGAPKPHDALPWFWSEQGAMRLQMAGLVPAEGTPAHVVVRRAGPGANPNAFSLFHYVAGQLVCVESANAPVDHMMSRKLLEAGRSPDAAAVADVGMPLKNHLA from the coding sequence ATGAGCAACACCCACAACCATATCGTCATCATCGGCGGCGGCCATGCCGCAGCCCAGCTCTGCGTGGGCCTGGCCGAAGCCGGGCAGGGCGCGCGCGTGCACCTGGTGTGCGAAGAAGCTTGCGAGCCTTATCACCGACCGCCGCTGTCGAAGGCGTTCCTGAAGAATGCGGAGGAAGCCGCGCAGCCGCACAAGGCCGCCGACTGGTACCGCGAGGCCGGCATCACGCTGCATTTGGGCGATGCCGCGACCGCGATCGATCGCGCGGCGCGAACGGTCACGCTGCGCTCCGGCGCCGTGCTGCCCTACGAACGGCTGGTGCTGGCCACCGGCACCCGCGCGCGTCGTCTCGCAGGGTTGCCCGACGGCCTGGACAACGTCGCCATGTTGCGTGCCGCCGACGAGGCGCAGCGGCTGCGTGCCCGACTCATCGCCGCGCAGAACGTCACCGTATTGGGTGGTGGATTCATCGGACTCGAAGTGGCTGCGACCGCGCAGGCGCTCGGCAAGACGGTGCGCGTGATCGAGAGCGCTCCGCGCCTGCTGGGCCGCGCGGTGTCGCCCGAACTGTCGGCGCATGTGCTGGCGACGCACCGTGCGGCCGGCATTGACGTGGTGCTCGGCGCCCGGGTCGGCGCGTTCGAGATCGCGGGCGACCGGCTCGTGTCGATGGAAGTCGACGGCGTCGCGCAGCCGGTCGACCTGCTGTTGCTCGGCATCGGCGCCGTGCCGGAGACCGCGCTTGCAGAAGCGGCCGGACTCGAATGCGCCGACGGCATCGTGGTCGACCCGCACATGCAGACGAGCGATGCCGCGGTGCTGGCCATCGGCGATTGCACGCGCTTCACCGATCGTCGGGCCGCCGCGCCGCTGCGACTGGAGTCGGTGCAGAACGCCAACGACCAGGCCCGCACCGCGGTCGCCACGCTCACCGGTGCACCGAAGCCGCACGACGCGCTGCCGTGGTTCTGGTCGGAGCAGGGCGCGATGCGCCTGCAGATGGCGGGGCTGGTGCCGGCCGAAGGCACGCCGGCGCATGTCGTCGTGCGGCGCGCGGGGCCGGGCGCGAATCCCAACGCGTTCTCGCTGTTCCACTACGTCGCGGGTCAGCTGGTGTGCGTCGAATCGGCCAACGCACCCGTCGATCACATGATGAGCCGCAAGCTGTTGGAAGCAGGACGCAGCCCCGATGCGGCTGCGGTGGCCGACGTGGGGATGCCGCTGAAGAACCATCTCGCGTGA
- a CDS encoding group II truncated hemoglobin yields MQIQDKPAFDTPFEWIGGEDKVRALVDRFYDLMELEPAYAVLRAVHGNTLENARQRLFWFLCGWLGGPSYYTDRFGNPMLRARHLPQSIGGHSIGIRERDQWLACMDQAMGETGVDEALRARLRDSFFKTADWMRNRGE; encoded by the coding sequence ATGCAGATTCAGGACAAACCCGCGTTCGACACGCCCTTCGAGTGGATCGGCGGCGAAGACAAGGTCCGCGCGCTGGTCGACCGCTTCTACGACCTGATGGAACTCGAGCCCGCGTATGCCGTGCTGCGTGCGGTGCACGGCAACACGCTCGAGAACGCGCGCCAACGACTCTTCTGGTTCCTGTGCGGCTGGCTCGGCGGACCGTCGTACTACACCGATCGCTTTGGCAACCCGATGCTGCGCGCGCGGCACCTGCCGCAAAGCATCGGTGGCCACAGCATTGGCATCCGGGAACGCGACCAGTGGCTGGCCTGCATGGACCAGGCGATGGGCGAGACCGGCGTGGACGAAGCGCTGCGCGCGCGTCTGCGCGATTCCTTTTTCAAAACAGCCGACTGGATGCGCAACCGCGGCGAATGA
- a CDS encoding ABC transporter permease has translation MNASIRLGWRTLWRDLRAGELRLLIVAVLLAVAALTAVGFFADRLKGGLQRDARQLLGGDAVIASDNPTPPMFVERAKALGLQAAGTFGFPTMARASDAQGGATKLVALKAVETGYPLRGSVLTAPDSETPGQITRDIPKPGEVWVDGPLLESLALKVGDALLLGDTSLRIGRVITLEPDRGAGFMSFAPRVMMNQADVARTALVQPASRINYRFAVAGEAPAVKAFSDFAEATLKKGDVRGARLDSFETGRPEMRQTLDRAEKFLNLVALLSALLSAVAVALAARGFAASHLDDCAMLRVLGQSQRTIAMAYAFEFAVIGLVASGIGVAIGYAVHYVFVLLLAGLVETALPAATLWPVAFGFGMGLTLLFAFGLPPVLQLAKVPPLRVIRRDVGGLKPASVAVLALGVAGFAALLLAASSDLKLGLIAVGGFAGAVAVFALLSWLAVKVLRRSVNESTAPRWLVLATRQISARPIYAVVQVSALAVGLLALILLVLLRTDLVASWRKATPPDAPNRFVINVMPDQNTAFQKTLRDAGVGKFDWYPMIRGRLVAINGKTVSPDDYEEDRAKRLVDREFNLSNSAEAPPHNVVTAGAWKPDAAGEVSVEEGLAETLGLKLGDSLRFDIGGIPTDARMTSLRKVDWGSLHANFFVMYTVATLADVPVTYMGAFRAPEVKGFDNALVRAYPNVTNVDMSATIAQVQRVLDQVIRAVEFLFGFTLAAGLVVLFASVTATREERAREFAIMRAVGARASLLRQVQRAELVGVGLLAGLLASLVASAIGWALARYVFEFTWTASPLVPIGGALAGAVLALAAGWWGLREVLNRPVVDTLRRAAE, from the coding sequence ATGAACGCATCCATTCGCCTCGGTTGGCGCACCCTCTGGCGCGACCTGCGCGCCGGCGAGCTCCGGCTTCTCATCGTCGCCGTCCTGCTGGCCGTCGCCGCACTCACCGCGGTCGGTTTCTTCGCCGACCGGCTCAAGGGTGGCCTGCAGCGCGATGCGCGCCAGCTGCTGGGCGGCGACGCCGTGATCGCCAGCGACAACCCGACGCCGCCGATGTTCGTGGAACGCGCGAAGGCGCTCGGCTTGCAGGCCGCCGGCACTTTCGGTTTTCCGACGATGGCGCGCGCGAGCGATGCGCAAGGCGGCGCCACCAAGCTCGTGGCGCTCAAAGCCGTCGAGACCGGCTACCCGCTGCGCGGCAGCGTGCTGACGGCGCCGGATTCGGAGACACCCGGCCAGATCACGCGCGACATCCCGAAGCCCGGCGAGGTCTGGGTCGATGGCCCGTTGCTCGAGTCGCTGGCGCTCAAAGTCGGAGACGCGCTTCTTCTCGGGGACACGAGTTTGCGCATCGGCCGCGTGATCACGCTGGAACCCGACCGCGGCGCCGGCTTCATGAGCTTCGCGCCGCGCGTGATGATGAACCAGGCCGACGTCGCACGCACGGCGCTCGTGCAGCCCGCCAGCCGCATCAACTACCGCTTCGCCGTGGCCGGCGAGGCGCCCGCCGTGAAGGCCTTCAGCGACTTCGCCGAAGCCACGCTCAAGAAGGGCGACGTGCGCGGCGCACGGCTCGATTCCTTCGAGACCGGCCGACCCGAAATGCGCCAGACGCTCGACCGTGCCGAGAAATTCCTGAACCTCGTCGCGCTGTTGTCGGCTTTGCTGAGCGCGGTCGCCGTCGCGCTCGCGGCGCGTGGATTCGCGGCCAGCCACCTCGACGACTGCGCGATGTTGCGCGTGCTCGGCCAGAGCCAGCGCACCATCGCGATGGCCTACGCCTTCGAGTTCGCGGTGATCGGTTTGGTGGCGAGCGGCATCGGGGTCGCCATCGGCTATGCGGTGCATTACGTCTTCGTGTTGCTGCTCGCCGGGCTGGTGGAAACCGCGCTGCCGGCCGCCACCTTGTGGCCGGTGGCCTTCGGTTTCGGCATGGGCCTCACGCTGCTGTTCGCCTTCGGTCTGCCGCCGGTGCTGCAACTCGCCAAGGTCCCGCCATTGCGCGTGATTCGGCGCGATGTCGGCGGACTCAAGCCGGCGTCCGTCGCGGTGCTCGCGCTGGGTGTTGCCGGCTTCGCGGCCTTGCTGCTCGCGGCCAGCAGCGACCTCAAGCTGGGGCTGATCGCAGTCGGTGGTTTTGCCGGCGCGGTCGCCGTGTTTGCGCTGCTGAGCTGGCTCGCGGTAAAGGTGCTGCGACGCAGCGTCAACGAGAGCACCGCGCCGCGTTGGCTGGTGCTCGCGACGCGGCAGATTTCCGCACGACCGATCTACGCCGTGGTGCAGGTCAGTGCGCTCGCGGTCGGCCTGCTCGCGCTCATCCTGCTGGTGCTGTTGCGCACCGACCTCGTCGCGAGCTGGCGCAAGGCCACGCCGCCCGATGCACCGAACCGCTTCGTCATCAACGTGATGCCCGACCAGAACACCGCCTTCCAGAAAACGCTGCGCGACGCGGGCGTCGGCAAGTTCGACTGGTACCCGATGATCCGCGGCCGACTGGTCGCGATCAACGGCAAGACCGTGTCGCCCGACGACTACGAAGAAGACCGCGCCAAGCGCTTGGTCGATCGCGAGTTCAACCTGAGCAACAGCGCCGAAGCGCCGCCGCACAACGTCGTCACGGCCGGGGCCTGGAAGCCGGATGCGGCTGGCGAGGTGAGCGTGGAAGAGGGCCTGGCCGAGACGCTGGGCCTGAAACTCGGTGACAGCCTGCGCTTCGACATCGGCGGTATCCCGACCGACGCGCGCATGACCTCGCTGCGCAAGGTCGACTGGGGTTCGCTGCACGCCAACTTCTTCGTGATGTACACGGTGGCGACGCTCGCCGACGTGCCGGTCACTTACATGGGCGCGTTCCGCGCGCCGGAGGTCAAGGGCTTCGACAACGCGCTGGTGCGCGCTTACCCCAACGTGACGAATGTCGACATGAGCGCGACCATCGCGCAAGTGCAGCGCGTGCTCGACCAGGTGATCCGCGCGGTTGAGTTCCTGTTCGGCTTCACCCTGGCCGCGGGGCTGGTGGTGCTGTTCGCCTCGGTGACGGCCACGCGCGAGGAGCGCGCCCGCGAGTTCGCGATCATGCGGGCAGTCGGCGCACGCGCGAGCCTATTGCGGCAGGTGCAGCGCGCCGAGCTCGTCGGCGTCGGCCTGCTGGCGGGATTGCTCGCGAGCCTCGTCGCGTCGGCCATTGGCTGGGCCCTGGCGCGCTACGTGTTCGAGTTCACCTGGACCGCGTCGCCGCTGGTGCCGATCGGCGGGGCGCTGGCCGGCGCGGTGCTGGCGCTCGCGGCGGGATGGTGGGGCCTGCGCGAGGTGCTGAACCGGCCGGTGGTCGACACCCTGCGGCGTGCCGCGGAATAA
- the fdnG gene encoding formate dehydrogenase-N subunit alpha translates to MDVSRRQFFRVSGAGLVGSSMVVLGFSPTAALAETRNFKLARTTETRNTCPYCSVGCGVIMYSLGDKAKNVVSSILHIEGDADHPVNRGTLCPKGAGLLDFVHSPNRLKYPEVREAGTDEWKRISWDSALDRIAKLMKADRDANFQRTNAAGATVNRWTSTGMLCASASSNETGYITHKAFRSMGMLVFDNQARVUHGPTVASLAPTFGRGAMTNHWQDIQNADVVLIMGGNAAEAHPCGFKWVIEAKKQNKARLVVVDPRFTRSAAMADYYAPVRAGSDIAFLSGVLNYLLSNDKIQTEYVRHYTNAPFIVGPDYKFEDGLFSGYNAEKRNYDPKSWGYALDDAGMAKVDMTMQDPQCVLQVMKRHFSRYTPELVSRITGTPQDKFLKVCDYIASTSVPNRTMTVMYALGWTQHSTGSQMIRTAAIMQLLLGNIGVAGGGMNALRGHSNIQGLTDLGLLSNSLPGYMSLARDGEQSLDVYYKTRALKPLRPNQMSYWQNYPKFFVSMQKSWWGNAATAENEWAFHYLPKIDKLYDVLQAFELMNKGAINGYICQGFNPVGSFPDKKKIVDGLSKLKFLVTIDPLVTETSEFWKNYGAFNDVKTADIQTTVFRLPSTCFAEEEGSLTNSSRWLQWHWKGAEPPGEAMGDIEIVAGIFSRIRAAYLKEGGAFPEPITQLTWPYKIPHAPSAQELAMEYSGKALADLVDPKDPTKVLAKAGEQLSGFGLLRDDGSTASGCWIYSGAWTQAGNQMARRDNADPYGIGQALNWSWAWPANRRIIYNGASVNPTTGQPWIPKRTLVKWDGKAWIGSDVPDIRPDANPMDPDAVRPFIMTAEGVARLFAPTGMAEGPLPEHYEPFESPLVNNLMHPKSEVARANPAARIFKGDLERLGVPKDFPYVATSYRLTEHFHYWTKNVRTSAIIQPQQFVEIGEELAKEKGIENGGWVKVSSKRGFIKAVALVSKRINALQVDGRTVHTVGLPNHWGFIGLAKPGYLVNTLTPFVGDANTQTPEYKSFTVNIEKA, encoded by the coding sequence ATGGACGTGAGCCGCCGTCAGTTCTTCCGCGTGAGCGGTGCCGGCCTGGTCGGCTCCAGCATGGTCGTGCTCGGCTTCTCGCCGACCGCTGCGCTGGCGGAAACGCGCAACTTCAAGCTGGCCCGCACCACCGAGACGCGCAACACCTGCCCGTACTGCTCGGTAGGCTGCGGCGTCATCATGTACAGCCTCGGCGACAAGGCGAAGAACGTGGTGTCGTCCATCCTCCACATCGAGGGCGACGCGGACCATCCGGTCAACCGCGGTACGCTGTGCCCGAAGGGGGCAGGACTGCTGGACTTCGTGCACAGCCCCAACCGGCTCAAGTACCCCGAAGTCCGCGAAGCGGGCACCGATGAGTGGAAGCGCATCAGCTGGGACAGCGCACTCGACCGCATCGCCAAGCTCATGAAGGCCGACCGCGACGCCAACTTCCAGCGCACGAACGCGGCCGGTGCCACGGTCAATCGCTGGACCAGCACGGGCATGTTGTGCGCGTCGGCATCGTCCAACGAGACCGGCTACATCACCCACAAGGCATTCCGCTCGATGGGGATGCTGGTCTTCGACAACCAGGCACGCGTTTGACACGGACCGACGGTGGCCAGTCTGGCCCCGACGTTCGGCAGAGGCGCAATGACCAACCATTGGCAGGACATCCAGAACGCGGATGTCGTGCTGATCATGGGAGGCAACGCCGCGGAAGCGCATCCGTGCGGTTTCAAGTGGGTGATCGAGGCCAAGAAGCAGAACAAGGCCCGCCTGGTGGTGGTCGACCCGCGCTTCACGCGCTCGGCCGCCATGGCCGACTACTACGCGCCGGTGCGTGCAGGGTCGGACATCGCGTTCCTGTCGGGTGTGCTCAATTACCTGCTGAGCAACGACAAGATCCAGACCGAGTACGTGCGCCACTACACCAACGCGCCGTTCATCGTCGGGCCTGACTACAAGTTCGAAGACGGTCTCTTCAGCGGCTACAACGCCGAGAAGCGCAACTACGACCCCAAGTCGTGGGGCTACGCACTCGACGACGCCGGCATGGCCAAGGTCGACATGACCATGCAGGATCCGCAGTGCGTGCTGCAGGTCATGAAGCGGCACTTCTCGCGCTACACGCCGGAACTGGTGAGCCGCATCACCGGCACGCCGCAGGACAAGTTCCTGAAGGTCTGCGACTACATCGCCAGCACCAGCGTGCCGAACCGCACGATGACGGTGATGTATGCGCTCGGCTGGACGCAGCACAGCACGGGCTCGCAGATGATCCGGACCGCAGCCATCATGCAGCTGCTGCTGGGCAACATCGGCGTGGCCGGCGGCGGCATGAACGCGCTGCGCGGGCACAGCAACATCCAGGGCCTGACCGACCTCGGCCTGCTCTCGAATTCGCTGCCGGGCTACATGTCGCTGGCGCGCGATGGCGAGCAGTCGCTCGACGTGTACTACAAGACCCGCGCGCTCAAGCCGCTGCGTCCGAACCAGATGAGCTACTGGCAGAACTACCCGAAGTTCTTCGTCAGCATGCAGAAGTCGTGGTGGGGCAATGCGGCCACCGCAGAGAACGAGTGGGCCTTTCACTACCTGCCCAAGATCGACAAGCTGTACGACGTGCTGCAGGCGTTCGAGCTCATGAACAAGGGCGCGATCAACGGCTACATCTGCCAGGGCTTCAACCCGGTCGGATCCTTCCCCGACAAGAAGAAGATCGTCGACGGCCTCTCCAAGCTAAAGTTTCTGGTCACCATCGATCCGCTCGTCACCGAAACCAGCGAGTTCTGGAAGAACTACGGCGCCTTCAACGACGTGAAGACGGCGGACATCCAGACCACCGTGTTCCGCCTGCCGTCGACTTGCTTCGCCGAGGAAGAGGGCTCGCTGACCAACTCCAGCCGCTGGCTGCAGTGGCACTGGAAGGGCGCGGAGCCCCCGGGCGAGGCGATGGGCGACATCGAGATCGTCGCGGGCATCTTCTCGCGCATCCGTGCGGCCTACCTGAAGGAAGGCGGTGCGTTCCCCGAACCGATCACCCAGCTCACCTGGCCCTACAAGATTCCGCATGCACCGTCGGCCCAGGAGCTGGCGATGGAATACAGCGGGAAAGCGCTCGCCGACCTGGTCGATCCGAAAGATCCGACCAAAGTGCTCGCCAAGGCGGGCGAGCAGTTGTCGGGCTTCGGCCTCTTGCGCGACGACGGCAGCACCGCCTCGGGCTGCTGGATCTACAGCGGCGCCTGGACGCAGGCCGGCAACCAGATGGCGCGGCGCGACAACGCCGATCCGTACGGCATCGGCCAGGCCCTGAACTGGAGTTGGGCATGGCCGGCGAACCGCCGGATCATCTACAACGGCGCCTCGGTCAATCCGACCACCGGGCAACCGTGGATCCCCAAGCGCACGCTGGTCAAGTGGGACGGCAAGGCATGGATCGGCTCCGACGTTCCGGACATCCGGCCCGACGCCAATCCGATGGACCCCGACGCGGTGCGGCCGTTCATCATGACGGCCGAAGGCGTTGCGCGCCTGTTCGCGCCGACCGGCATGGCCGAGGGGCCGCTGCCCGAGCACTACGAGCCTTTCGAGTCGCCGCTGGTCAACAACCTGATGCACCCGAAGAGCGAGGTGGCACGCGCCAACCCCGCGGCGCGCATCTTCAAGGGCGACCTCGAACGACTCGGCGTGCCCAAAGACTTTCCGTACGTGGCGACCAGCTACCGTCTCACCGAGCACTTCCATTACTGGACCAAGAACGTGCGCACCTCGGCCATCATCCAACCGCAGCAGTTCGTCGAAATCGGCGAAGAGCTGGCGAAGGAAAAGGGCATCGAGAACGGCGGCTGGGTCAAGGTGAGCAGCAAGCGCGGCTTCATCAAGGCGGTGGCGCTGGTGAGCAAGCGCATCAACGCGCTGCAGGTCGACGGTCGCACGGTGCACACGGTCGGCCTGCCGAACCACTGGGGCTTCATCGGTCTCGCGAAGCCGGGCTATCTGGTCAACACGCTGACGCCTTTCGTCGGGGATGCGAATACGCAGACGCCCGAATACAAGTCGTTCACCGTCAACATCGAAAAGGCCTGA
- the fdxH gene encoding formate dehydrogenase subunit beta — protein MSSLQTLDIAARSATTTPSPDIRHRPQVQQVAKLIDVSTCIGCKACQVACMQWNDLRDEIGDVGGSYNNPNDLTPDSWTVMRFAEVEPEPGKLEWLIRKDGCMHCEDPGCLKACPAPGAIVKYSNGIVDFISEHCVGCGNCVTGCPFDVPRISQGDNKAYKCSLCSDRVGVGLEPACVKACPTGAIHFGTKEDMHEYASERIVDLKERGFANAGVYDPAGVGGTHVMYVLQHADRPGLYSNLPKDPHISPLVSLWKGAAKPLAVLAMVGAVVGSFFHYMKVGPIEAKEEVDPREHGDGDGNTVIIEEPPQTHEAPKETPR, from the coding sequence ATGTCATCCCTTCAAACACTCGACATCGCGGCGCGTTCGGCCACCACCACGCCGTCGCCCGACATCCGGCACCGCCCGCAGGTGCAGCAGGTCGCCAAGCTCATCGACGTATCGACCTGCATCGGCTGCAAGGCATGCCAGGTGGCGTGCATGCAATGGAACGATCTGCGCGACGAGATCGGTGACGTGGGCGGAAGCTACAACAACCCGAACGACCTCACGCCCGACTCCTGGACCGTGATGCGTTTCGCCGAGGTCGAACCCGAGCCTGGCAAGCTCGAATGGCTGATCCGCAAGGACGGCTGCATGCACTGCGAGGACCCCGGCTGCCTGAAGGCATGCCCGGCGCCGGGCGCCATCGTCAAGTACAGCAACGGCATCGTCGACTTCATCAGCGAGCACTGCGTCGGTTGCGGCAACTGCGTGACCGGCTGCCCGTTCGACGTGCCACGCATCAGCCAGGGCGACAACAAGGCCTACAAGTGCTCGTTGTGCTCCGACCGCGTGGGCGTGGGCCTGGAGCCGGCCTGCGTCAAGGCCTGCCCGACCGGCGCCATCCACTTCGGCACCAAGGAAGACATGCACGAGTACGCCTCGGAGCGCATCGTCGACCTGAAGGAACGCGGCTTCGCGAATGCCGGCGTGTACGACCCGGCCGGCGTCGGCGGCACGCACGTGATGTACGTGCTGCAGCATGCCGATCGTCCCGGCCTCTACAGCAACCTCCCGAAAGACCCGCACATCAGTCCGCTGGTCTCGCTCTGGAAGGGCGCGGCCAAACCACTGGCGGTGCTTGCGATGGTGGGCGCGGTCGTGGGCAGCTTCTTCCACTACATGAAGGTCGGCCCGATCGAGGCCAAGGAAGAAGTCGACCCCCGAGAACACGGCGACGGCGATGGCAACACCGTGATCATCGAAGAACCGCCGCAGACCCACGAGGCACCGAAGGAGACACCGCGATGA
- a CDS encoding formate dehydrogenase subunit gamma, with translation MTARLLRRYRDSTRLNHWFVAILFFAAALSGLAFFHPSLFFFSALFGGGPWTRILHPFLGVAMVLGFAFLFFTMWRENVLDRSDRDWIANAPAMLKGDKSHMPPVGKYNAGQKLVFWAFAISLVLLLVTGFMFWSPWFVGFFPILLRRIAVVVHAASAVVLILSVITHIYAALWVKGSIRAMTRGTVTEGWAKLNHPLWHKKMTRGE, from the coding sequence ATGACTGCCAGACTGCTTCGACGCTACCGCGACAGCACCCGCCTGAACCACTGGTTCGTGGCGATCCTGTTCTTCGCTGCGGCGCTTTCCGGCCTCGCGTTCTTCCACCCGTCGCTGTTCTTTTTCAGCGCGCTGTTCGGCGGCGGTCCGTGGACGCGCATCCTGCACCCGTTCCTCGGCGTGGCGATGGTGCTCGGCTTCGCCTTCCTGTTCTTCACGATGTGGCGGGAGAACGTGCTCGACCGCAGCGACCGGGACTGGATCGCGAACGCGCCGGCCATGCTCAAGGGCGACAAGTCGCACATGCCGCCGGTCGGCAAGTACAACGCCGGTCAGAAACTCGTGTTCTGGGCCTTCGCCATCAGCCTGGTGCTGCTGCTCGTGACCGGCTTCATGTTCTGGAGCCCGTGGTTCGTGGGCTTCTTCCCGATCCTGTTGCGCCGCATCGCGGTGGTGGTGCATGCCGCGTCGGCGGTGGTGCTGATCCTCTCGGTCATCACGCACATCTACGCGGCGCTGTGGGTCAAGGGCAGCATTCGCGCCATGACGCGCGGCACCGTGACCGAAGGCTGGGCCAAGCTCAACCACCCGCTGTGGCACAAAAAAATGACGCGCGGTGAATAA